A DNA window from Engystomops pustulosus chromosome 6, aEngPut4.maternal, whole genome shotgun sequence contains the following coding sequences:
- the LOC140065678 gene encoding transcription factor HES-5-like — MAPSSVFLEQHKGSPKEKNKLRKPIVEKMRRDRINNSIEQLKLLLEKEFHKQQPNVKLEKADILEMAVTYLKQQALPITNNIMHQTNSTHIEFSDGYNRCFNEVLSFLSIHQNQKSTEVRLLNHFKPSEDVTMSSPSSSPSRFCHIKPSDLSINTNTLWRPW, encoded by the exons atggcacctagCTCTGTATTCCTAGAGCAACACAAGGGATCCCCAAAGGAAAAAAATAAG CTAAGAAAACCCATTGTGGAGAAGATGCGCAGAGATAGGATAAATAACAGCATCGAGCAACTCAAACTTCTTCTGGAGAAAGAGTTCCACAAACAACAGCCCAATGTCAAGCTGGAGAAGGCTGATATCCTGGAGATGGCGGTCACCTACCTCAAGCAACAGGCTCTGCCCATAACCAATA ATATCATGCATCAAACTAATAGTACACACATCGAGTTCAGTGATGGCTACAACCGATGCTTCAATGAAGTCCTCAGCTTCCTTTCCATCCACCAAAATCAAAAGTCAACAGAAGTCAGGCTTTTGAACCATTTTAAGCCAAGTGAAGATGTCACCATGTCTTCTCCTTCTTCGTCTCCATCCAGATTCTGTCATATCAAGCCATCAGATCTGAGCATCAACACCAACACTCTCTGGAGACCTTGGTAG